The proteins below come from a single Natranaerofaba carboxydovora genomic window:
- a CDS encoding FAD-dependent oxidoreductase, with amino-acid sequence MKIKKTSVAVIGAGPAGLSCAAEILKRGLDVVILDENPRPGGQLFKQIHKFFGSTKHQAGVRGFEIGERLLDEVNRYGGEIKLDCPVYGIFDSLASLNPEDEGVGYQIGYIDNKEGSEKILEAKKILIATGASENSLYFPGSTLPGVMSAGAAQTMANIDRVLPGKRIVMVGSGNVGLIVSYQLMQAGANIEAVVEASSDIGGYRVHLDKLKRAGVPIYTSHTVVKATGRDRVEEVCIEPVANSNKTKRIKADTLCLAVGLSPQVDLCRLVGCEFGNENLETTKQGIFVAGDGSGVEEASTAMEEGRLAGINILKSLKMISNEDYQKSKKNIQMSLDELRKVPSDSKTDNMIIIDEQHTNHFQDKFKREGPRACIECYEKIPCNPCVSACPFGAISIEPSIIDLPELKVEKCTGCASCVHACPGLAIFVVDENYSDDGALVTMPYEYLPLPRKGQQVACLDREGNCITDGQVKKVQLKPEYNKTAVITVIIPKKYVYEVRNIASKYDGWENDSYMDKSCSESENSCSKEVVLEDDVFLCRCEEITEKEVEDAILDGARSIKGIKNRTSAGMGLCQGRTCSNLITKKLNKYLDLKDSKEILPDKKRMPIRPVKINNFLNE; translated from the coding sequence ATGAAAATTAAAAAGACTTCGGTGGCAGTTATAGGTGCTGGCCCTGCAGGGCTTTCCTGTGCGGCTGAAATTTTGAAAAGAGGCCTGGATGTAGTAATACTTGACGAAAACCCTAGACCCGGAGGTCAACTGTTCAAACAGATTCACAAATTTTTTGGTAGTACCAAACATCAGGCAGGTGTAAGAGGTTTTGAGATAGGTGAAAGGCTTTTGGATGAGGTTAATAGATATGGCGGCGAAATAAAGCTTGACTGCCCTGTATATGGGATTTTTGATTCTTTAGCTTCGCTAAACCCAGAAGATGAGGGTGTGGGGTATCAAATAGGATATATAGATAACAAAGAAGGCAGCGAGAAAATATTAGAAGCTAAGAAAATCCTTATCGCTACTGGAGCATCAGAAAATAGTCTTTATTTCCCGGGAAGTACTCTGCCTGGAGTTATGAGTGCTGGAGCGGCTCAGACAATGGCAAATATTGATCGTGTTTTGCCAGGAAAAAGAATAGTAATGGTGGGTTCTGGAAATGTAGGTTTGATTGTTTCATACCAACTAATGCAGGCTGGTGCGAATATAGAAGCCGTTGTAGAAGCATCAAGTGACATAGGTGGATACAGGGTGCACCTTGATAAGTTAAAAAGAGCGGGTGTGCCTATCTATACCTCTCATACTGTTGTAAAAGCAACGGGCAGAGACAGAGTAGAAGAAGTATGTATAGAACCAGTAGCTAATTCTAATAAGACTAAAAGAATTAAAGCTGATACTCTGTGTCTTGCTGTTGGATTATCTCCTCAAGTGGATTTATGTCGCCTTGTGGGGTGTGAATTTGGTAATGAAAATTTGGAAACAACAAAGCAGGGGATATTCGTAGCCGGGGACGGTTCTGGTGTAGAAGAGGCAAGCACTGCCATGGAAGAGGGAAGGCTTGCAGGGATTAATATACTAAAAAGCTTAAAGATGATTTCAAATGAGGATTACCAAAAAAGCAAAAAGAATATTCAAATGAGTCTTGATGAATTGAGAAAAGTGCCTTCTGATAGTAAAACTGATAATATGATAATTATTGATGAGCAACATACTAACCACTTCCAAGATAAATTTAAGCGAGAAGGGCCAAGGGCCTGCATCGAATGCTATGAGAAGATACCTTGTAACCCCTGTGTTAGTGCATGTCCTTTTGGAGCTATAAGCATAGAACCTTCTATAATAGATCTACCAGAGCTAAAAGTAGAAAAATGTACAGGATGTGCAAGCTGTGTTCACGCCTGTCCTGGGCTTGCAATATTTGTGGTTGATGAGAACTACAGTGATGACGGGGCTCTTGTGACTATGCCGTATGAATATCTGCCCCTCCCAAGAAAAGGACAGCAGGTAGCATGTCTTGATAGAGAAGGCAATTGTATTACTGATGGCCAGGTCAAAAAAGTCCAATTAAAACCCGAGTACAATAAGACTGCTGTGATAACCGTGATAATTCCAAAAAAATATGTATATGAGGTAAGAAATATTGCTAGCAAATATGATGGCTGGGAAAACGATTCATATATGGATAAGTCATGTAGTGAAAGTGAAAATTCATGCAGTAAAGAAGTTGTTTTAGAAGACGATGTGTTTTTATGTCGCTGTGAAGAGATTACAGAGAAAGAAGTAGAAGATGCAATCTTAGATGGTGCAAGGTCGATCAAAGGAATAAAGAACAGGACAAGTGCCGGGATGGGTTTATGCCAGGGAAGGACATGCAGTAATCTGATTACCAAAAAACTAAATAAATATTTAGACTTAAAAGATTCAAAAGAAATCTTGCCAGACAAAAAAAGAATGCCCATTAGACCTGTGAAAATAAATAACTTCCTAAATGAATGA
- a CDS encoding (2Fe-2S)-binding protein, with amino-acid sequence MSLKNQPQNLRIDDHPILGKDDRETWVNIFFDGIKLKAKKGETIAASLSANGIYKFRTTSRFKKPRGIFCGIGRCTDCVMIVDGIPGVRTCVTAVKEGMKIFTQVGSGRWGDEER; translated from the coding sequence ATGTCGCTAAAAAATCAACCTCAAAATCTAAGAATTGATGATCACCCTATTCTCGGTAAAGATGATAGAGAAACTTGGGTGAATATTTTTTTTGATGGTATAAAGCTAAAGGCCAAAAAAGGCGAAACTATAGCCGCTTCATTAAGTGCTAATGGAATATATAAGTTTAGGACTACTTCTAGGTTCAAAAAGCCAAGAGGTATTTTTTGTGGTATAGGTAGGTGCACGGACTGTGTGATGATAGTTGATGGAATTCCGGGTGTTAGGACATGTGTGACAGCTGTAAAGGAAGGTATGAAGATTTTTACCCAGGTGGGCTCTGGCAGATGGGGAGATGAAGAGAGATGA
- the yedF gene encoding sulfurtransferase-like selenium metabolism protein YedF, which produces MDSYILLITSDSFGRGDENLGRKLMESYFYTLTEGDSLPSNIIFINAGVKLVIGGSDVLDNLRQLEERGVKISACGTCLDYYELKDKVAVGEVGNMYKTRDLLAEANKVITI; this is translated from the coding sequence ATGGATAGCTATATACTATTAATTACTTCTGATTCTTTTGGTAGAGGAGATGAAAATCTAGGAAGAAAACTTATGGAAAGTTATTTTTATACTCTCACAGAAGGTGATAGCCTCCCTTCTAATATTATTTTTATAAATGCCGGGGTAAAGCTTGTCATAGGTGGCTCCGACGTTTTAGATAATTTGCGCCAGCTTGAAGAAAGAGGAGTGAAAATATCAGCCTGTGGTACATGCTTGGACTATTATGAGCTAAAAGATAAAGTTGCTGTAGGAGAAGTAGGAAATATGTACAAGACAAGAGATCTTCTAGCAGAGGCAAATAAAGTCATAACTATCTAA
- a CDS encoding stalk domain-containing protein: MTNTKRFVWFFSIVLIFYLLFGFSGTIVKAETIVEGKLTNGRFLVPMRKIFEKLDTEVSWNDSKRTVKGKNSDVTVKLEVDSNKAYINGNKSELDVTPAIHEGRVFVPFRFIGESLGSEVFWNDEEEFGKINGEEKVIKTKILAEPQNENPLTSNSHSQYPEDKFIINNPYKNINWETINQYKANFHTHTEECHGKLSFVETISRYHKAGYDILSITSHDTLQTEETTWPWTDYGKDPDELGMLAVEGNEISKPNHIGSFFNSYGDATETSEKNALKEINNKDGLAIMFHPGRYDKKAKWYVELFNDFYMEPLVGIEVYNMLDRHPEEREIWDNINSVMMPKRTVFGYSNDDMHKEYQLSNNYQYMLMPELTEENLRESMKNGAFFFSYEKHGSGNEKVPQINKVKVDEKEIKIKAEDYDKIKWIGEGTSKFGEGKSINVSDLDTVFVRGVVVNRWGRTYTQPFALNPNVN, from the coding sequence ATGACTAACACTAAAAGATTTGTATGGTTTTTTAGTATTGTTTTAATCTTTTATTTGTTATTTGGCTTCTCCGGCACCATTGTGAAAGCTGAAACAATTGTTGAAGGAAAACTAACCAACGGCAGATTCTTAGTTCCTATGAGAAAAATATTTGAAAAGCTAGACACGGAAGTTTCCTGGAATGATAGCAAAAGAACTGTAAAGGGTAAAAATAGCGATGTAACTGTAAAGCTTGAGGTGGATTCAAACAAAGCCTACATTAACGGCAACAAATCTGAACTTGATGTTACGCCAGCTATACATGAAGGGAGGGTTTTTGTGCCCTTTAGATTTATCGGAGAATCTCTTGGCAGTGAAGTTTTTTGGAATGATGAAGAGGAATTTGGCAAAATTAACGGCGAAGAAAAAGTTATAAAAACAAAAATTTTAGCAGAGCCTCAAAATGAAAATCCACTCACCTCTAATTCACATTCACAGTACCCTGAAGACAAATTTATTATTAATAACCCATACAAGAATATTAATTGGGAAACCATCAATCAGTATAAGGCTAATTTTCATACCCATACTGAAGAATGCCATGGAAAGCTATCCTTTGTTGAGACTATTTCTAGATATCACAAGGCAGGATATGATATCCTATCTATAACAAGTCATGATACCCTGCAGACAGAAGAGACAACCTGGCCCTGGACGGATTACGGCAAAGACCCTGATGAGTTAGGGATGTTAGCAGTAGAAGGTAACGAAATAAGTAAGCCCAATCATATTGGAAGTTTTTTCAACAGCTATGGCGATGCTACAGAAACTAGCGAGAAAAATGCTTTGAAGGAAATTAATAATAAAGATGGGTTAGCAATTATGTTTCATCCGGGTAGATATGACAAAAAAGCCAAGTGGTATGTAGAGCTATTTAATGATTTTTATATGGAGCCTTTAGTAGGAATTGAAGTTTATAATATGCTTGATAGACATCCTGAAGAAAGAGAAATCTGGGATAATATTAACAGCGTAATGATGCCAAAAAGGACAGTCTTTGGTTACAGCAATGATGATATGCACAAAGAGTATCAGCTTTCTAACAATTACCAATACATGCTGATGCCTGAATTAACTGAAGAAAATTTACGAGAAAGTATGAAGAATGGGGCCTTTTTCTTTAGTTATGAGAAACATGGTAGTGGGAATGAGAAAGTGCCTCAGATTAATAAAGTAAAAGTTGATGAGAAAGAGATAAAAATAAAAGCAGAAGATTATGATAAAATAAAATGGATAGGTGAGGGAACAAGTAAATTCGGTGAAGGAAAAAGTATCAATGTATCTGATCTAGACACCGTATTTGTAAGAGGAGTTGTGGTAAATAGATGGGGAAGAACTTACACTCAACCCTTTGCTTTGAATCCAAATGTGAATTAA
- a CDS encoding stalk domain-containing protein: MAKSTKIYLLFLPFLIFMLTASISASHASSPSADIDNDQILSNVSSRLQDKKTLQDNPHLADARKQEPLEDRIFVRGQSLTYDVPPFIENGRTLIPVRTISEELGAEIYFSEEDSKVTIERNDKEIELELDSQVASVNDESVVLDSSPRVEDGRIFVPLRFIGKTLGDSVTYLEETGEIDIGLNEYKDKAENNISNDQNKDITSVREDIGRKLTSEVLTDEDISEFYRQAVDIGDDISKARQTRDELGELIDKRRAQLGLGDLDDVDDIDDLDELDDEGLDDELNDEDDIDDTDEDTDDSDVEEEEETEDDAPFYEVESWEEEDYEDHNIDNFKENDLFQERIDLENIDYPRLNAAIFYHTNFARDNEGLESLDYNKNLEVASFNHSVKMEENNFVDHTNMYDGTRRNPNDRAELAGIQNPMIAENIAKTPVQKILDDDEIESGGGTMEIEVEITELEEADKHTYNSFAKEVVRGWMHSEGHRANILHEEALELGAGTYLSDGDIPSILSTQKFQLHDEVTEDDEGYEDELDPYEK; encoded by the coding sequence ATGGCAAAAAGTACCAAAATATATTTGCTATTTTTACCTTTTTTGATATTTATGTTAACCGCTAGTATTAGCGCTTCACATGCAAGTAGTCCATCAGCGGATATTGATAATGATCAAATTCTATCAAATGTATCGAGTAGGCTTCAAGATAAAAAAACCCTACAAGACAACCCCCATCTTGCTGATGCAAGAAAACAAGAACCTTTAGAAGATAGAATTTTTGTAAGAGGTCAGAGCTTAACTTACGATGTTCCACCTTTTATAGAAAATGGCAGAACTTTGATACCTGTTAGAACTATTTCTGAAGAATTAGGAGCCGAGATATATTTTAGTGAAGAAGACAGTAAAGTAACAATTGAAAGAAATGACAAGGAGATAGAGCTAGAATTAGATAGTCAGGTAGCAAGTGTAAACGACGAAAGTGTAGTTCTAGATAGCTCACCAAGAGTTGAAGATGGCAGAATTTTTGTTCCTTTGAGGTTTATCGGCAAAACTTTGGGTGACAGTGTAACTTATTTAGAAGAAACAGGTGAAATAGATATAGGGTTAAACGAATATAAAGATAAAGCAGAAAATAATATTTCAAACGATCAAAACAAAGACATAACCAGCGTTCGTGAAGATATCGGCAGAAAGTTAACTTCTGAAGTTCTGACTGATGAAGATATAAGTGAATTTTATCGTCAAGCAGTTGATATAGGAGATGATATAAGTAAGGCAAGGCAAACAAGAGATGAATTAGGTGAATTAATTGATAAGAGAAGAGCACAGCTAGGACTTGGAGATTTAGATGATGTAGATGACATAGACGACTTAGATGAACTAGATGATGAAGGTTTAGATGACGAACTAAATGACGAAGATGACATAGATGACACAGATGAAGATACTGATGACAGTGATGTCGAAGAAGAAGAGGAAACTGAAGATGATGCACCATTTTATGAGGTAGAATCCTGGGAAGAAGAAGATTATGAAGATCACAATATAGATAATTTTAAAGAAAATGATTTGTTCCAAGAAAGAATTGATTTAGAAAATATTGATTATCCAAGACTTAATGCAGCTATCTTTTATCATACTAATTTTGCAAGAGACAACGAAGGCTTAGAATCTTTGGATTATAACAAAAATCTTGAAGTGGCCTCTTTTAATCATTCAGTCAAAATGGAGGAAAATAACTTTGTAGATCATACAAATATGTACGATGGCACGCGCCGAAATCCTAATGACAGGGCAGAGTTAGCAGGGATCCAAAACCCAATGATAGCAGAAAATATCGCTAAAACCCCGGTACAAAAAATACTAGATGATGATGAAATCGAAAGCGGCGGAGGCACAATGGAAATTGAAGTCGAGATAACTGAATTAGAAGAAGCAGATAAACATACCTATAATTCTTTTGCAAAAGAAGTGGTAAGGGGCTGGATGCACTCAGAAGGACATAGGGCAAACATTTTGCATGAAGAGGCCCTAGAACTTGGCGCAGGAACATATCTTTCTGACGGGGATATACCTAGCATACTATCTACTCAGAAGTTTCAGCTACACGATGAAGTAACAGAAGATGATGAAGGTTATGAAGATGAGCTTGATCCGTACGAAAAGTAA